A stretch of the Candidatus Afararchaeum irisae genome encodes the following:
- the thiD gene encoding bifunctional hydroxymethylpyrimidine kinase/phosphomethylpyrimidine kinase: MEVALTVAGSDSGGGAGIQADLKTFEARGVFGTSAVTNLTAQNTVGVDSVYPVPPDEVVAQIDSVVSDFDVGAVKTGMLGSPEIIEAVADKLRQNDLPLVVDPVMVAQSGDRLLDEDAEEVLRRELVPEASLVTPNIPEAEVLADVEVHDEKSMERAAKIITESLGADAALVKGGHSETEADDREIVDVLRLSNSRKFYKERLETEKTHGTGCALSSAVTAELAKGEDLQTAVARGEEFIHRAIRYGLELGEGNGPVHHMSGLRNRASELETVAKVRDAVETFESEDISRVVPEVGTNFAVTTPYAVSVDEVAAVEGRISRLSDGVKATSGAWLGASSHVARFLLGVRDYDESVNAAANLRLDDRIEKAVDSLNWDVVEFDRSEEPERIKSTEGSTMSWSAKVVMEGRGEAPDAVLDRGDVGKESMVRLLADSADEAVERVLELDDEAGV; the protein is encoded by the coding sequence ATGGAAGTAGCTCTGACAGTTGCGGGATCCGACTCGGGAGGCGGAGCCGGGATACAGGCAGACCTCAAGACGTTCGAGGCGAGAGGCGTCTTCGGAACTTCGGCTGTGACCAACCTCACAGCACAGAACACGGTTGGGGTCGACTCTGTCTATCCCGTGCCACCCGACGAAGTCGTCGCACAGATAGACTCAGTCGTCTCTGACTTCGACGTCGGAGCCGTGAAGACGGGTATGCTCGGGAGCCCCGAGATAATAGAGGCGGTCGCCGATAAGCTGAGACAGAACGACTTACCTCTCGTGGTCGATCCCGTGATGGTCGCACAGAGCGGTGACAGACTCTTAGACGAAGACGCCGAGGAGGTACTCAGACGTGAACTCGTCCCCGAGGCGAGCCTCGTCACACCCAACATACCCGAGGCTGAGGTACTCGCCGACGTCGAGGTTCACGACGAGAAGTCAATGGAGAGGGCGGCAAAGATAATCACCGAAAGCCTAGGAGCCGACGCGGCTCTCGTAAAGGGAGGACACTCCGAAACCGAGGCTGACGACAGGGAGATAGTCGACGTTCTGCGTCTCTCGAACTCACGTAAGTTCTACAAGGAGAGGCTCGAAACCGAGAAGACACACGGAACGGGCTGCGCGCTATCGTCGGCTGTGACCGCCGAACTCGCTAAAGGAGAGGATCTCCAGACTGCTGTTGCGAGGGGAGAGGAGTTCATCCACAGAGCGATAAGATACGGTCTAGAACTCGGTGAGGGAAACGGTCCCGTCCACCATATGTCGGGGTTACGCAACCGGGCGTCGGAGTTAGAGACCGTGGCGAAGGTCAGGGACGCCGTCGAGACATTCGAGTCAGAGGACATCTCTCGTGTCGTCCCTGAGGTGGGTACCAACTTCGCTGTCACGACTCCGTATGCCGTCTCGGTCGACGAGGTCGCAGCAGTAGAGGGACGTATCTCGCGGCTCTCTGACGGCGTCAAGGCGACGTCGGGAGCCTGGCTAGGAGCGTCAAGCCACGTCGCGCGTTTCCTCTTGGGAGTACGTGACTACGACGAGTCGGTCAACGCTGCCGCGAACCTGCGTCTCGACGACAGGATAGAGAAAGCCGTAGACAGTCTCAACTGGGACGTCGTCGAGTTCGACAGGTCGGAGGAGCCTGAAAGAATAAAGTCGACTGAGGGAAGTACGATGAGCTGGAGCGCGAAGGTCGTGATGGAGGGGCGCGGTGAGGCTCCCGACGCGGTTCTCGACAGGGGGGACGTC